The genomic interval GGTATATTTGAAGGTAGTCCGATTAATGAGGCAGCTTCAAAAGGGCATCTGGAAATTGTTAAGTATCTTCTTTCTTGTGGAGCTGAATTGGATGTCAGTGATCCTGTGAGAAATCCATTATTTAGTGCTATTACTGGTGGTCATATAAAGATAGTGAAATTCTTGATAGATAGTGGAATTGATATTCATGTAAAATATGAAAATGGTAGAGACGCACTTGCTTATGCAATTGAAAGAGGAGAAAACGAGATTGCTGACTTAATACGAGATGCTATGGGGGGGAAGTGAAATAGAACCCCAAAAAAATGTTGATTTTGTTGAAGATAATCAAGGTCAGCATGATGAAATCCTAAAATATGTAGCGGAAAATTATGGGAAAGTTACGCAAACGATCAGTGAAATTGTACCAGGTAGCAGAGTAGCAGTGAGTCTTCATATTATTCCAGCATCAAAAGATCGAAAATATATAACGATTTTTACAACTGGAATGAGCGATTATCCAATGGATGAAGCAGAAGAGGCTAAAGAAACAGCTTATGCAGAGCTTCTAATAAAATTACCAGCAGATTGGCCATTAGAGCAGAAGAAAATGAAAGATGAGAATAATTATTGGCCATTAGGATGGTTAAGAAAAACAGCGCATATTCCTCATCTTTACGATGGCGTACTAGGAGAAGAAGTTATTTTACCAAACGGGGAACCACCAGAACCATTTGCTGCTAAAACGAAACTTTCTTGCATTATGGTATGTAAGCCTAAAGAAGAGAAGATGGAAAAGTTCATAACGTCGAAAGGGAAGATTATTAATTTTTATTTAATAATGCCAATATATGAAGAAGAAAGAAACATTGCGCTAACAGAAGGATATGAATATTTACTAGAAAAATTGAATCAGAATAGAATTGGTGATGTCCTAGACATAGCGAGAAAGAATGTTGGATTGAAGACAGAGTGACATGCTTTTAAACGAATGAAATACAATAAAAATGACTAGCAAAGAAGGCTGGTCATTTTTATTGTATAATACCATTTACCGCCGATGAAAGTGCGGCAGTAAAAATAGCCGTAGTCATGACCGATGCCAACGGGATTAATGGATTAATGGGGTCAGGCTTGAGTTA from Massilibacillus massiliensis carries:
- a CDS encoding ankyrin repeat domain-containing protein, which gives rise to MNIQISRDIRAAIKQGNLEKVIGLIANDKERLNFSTSVFGTWLHVAANAGQLDIVQYFVEAGIDINQHGGIFEGSPINEAASKGHLEIVKYLLSCGAELDVSDPVRNPLFSAITGGHIKIVKFLIDSGIDIHVKYENGRDALAYAIERGENEIADLIRDAMGGK
- a CDS encoding suppressor of fused domain protein codes for the protein MLWGGSEIEPQKNVDFVEDNQGQHDEILKYVAENYGKVTQTISEIVPGSRVAVSLHIIPASKDRKYITIFTTGMSDYPMDEAEEAKETAYAELLIKLPADWPLEQKKMKDENNYWPLGWLRKTAHIPHLYDGVLGEEVILPNGEPPEPFAAKTKLSCIMVCKPKEEKMEKFITSKGKIINFYLIMPIYEEERNIALTEGYEYLLEKLNQNRIGDVLDIARKNVGLKTE